CCATCCCCGCGTGACCGCCCGCGCTCCCGATCTGGTCGAACGCCTCGCGCAGGGTTTCGCCGATATCGAGCTCCGAACCGCGCGCCCGCGCCGAGATGTAGATGGTCCCGTCGACGAACCCGTAGACGAGGGTGGCGACGACCCCCTCCATGGTCAGGAGGCGATCGGCAGCCTGTGAGATAGCGTCTCGGTCCCGGAGGGGGCCGATACAGCTCGTACAGACGCCGCCTTTCACTCGGTTGTTGCGGATCGCGCGCGCGAGCGTCTCGAAAGTCTCCTGACTGATCATTGGCCGTTCGATCTGATCGAGGACGTCGGTGTCGACGCGGGGCAACAGCGTTTCGGCCGCCTCGAAATCGAGGCGGTCTGCCCCCCGTGAGAAGTCCGCGGTATCGGTGCGGATCCCGAACAGGAGGGCGGTCGCGAGTTCCTCCGACGGTTCGACTTCCAGCGTATCGAAGTACTCGACGATCATGGTACACGTCGAACCGACTTCGCTTCTGACGTCGAGGTGACGGGCCTCGATCGGTTCCGGGGAGGGGTGGTGATCGATCACGATGTCGATCGGGGTGTCCTCGGGAAGCCGGTCGTTGACGCCGGGCAGCGAGTGATCGACGAGCGCGATCGCGTCGAACGCCGCGATGTCTTCGGGCGCGTCGAGTTCGGTGAGGTCCTCGTCGAGGTCGAGGACGTTGATCAGCGCCCGGTTTTCCTGATGGGAGATCTCGCCGAAGTAGTACGCACCGGCCTCCGCGCCAAAGGAGCGCGCGAGCGTCGCGAGTCCGACGCCACTGGCGATCGCGTCGGGATCGGGGTTGTCGTGAAGCACCACGGCCAGTTCCCCCTCGCAGTCGCCGATCAGCGATCGCAGGTGGCGCGCGCGCTGGGCCGCCTGCCCGGTGACCGTCTCGCCGACGTACTCGCGAAGGGCGGCGGTCGGGTCAAGAACCGTCCCGACCAGTCCCGAGAGCGTCTCGCGTTCGGCGGCGGTCGGCTCGTGGCCCGCGAAGGCGACGATCGGGACGGACGTGAAGACGTCGCTTGCGGCCCGGGCGATCTCGAC
The DNA window shown above is from Halalkalicoccus jeotgali B3 and carries:
- a CDS encoding DHH family phosphoesterase — its product is MASRLLLGCGAGTVGHALIERARERADPVHVVTLDPEQREFPQRDVTITAADPADPSVLAGIDGPVASAFIGTDSPERNVEIARAASDVFTSVPIVAFAGHEPTAAERETLSGLVGTVLDPTAALREYVGETVTGQAAQRARHLRSLIGDCEGELAVVLHDNPDPDAIASGVGLATLARSFGAEAGAYYFGEISHQENRALINVLDLDEDLTELDAPEDIAAFDAIALVDHSLPGVNDRLPEDTPIDIVIDHHPSPEPIEARHLDVRSEVGSTCTMIVEYFDTLEVEPSEELATALLFGIRTDTADFSRGADRLDFEAAETLLPRVDTDVLDQIERPMISQETFETLARAIRNNRVKGGVCTSCIGPLRDRDAISQAADRLLTMEGVVATLVYGFVDGTIYISARARGSELDIGETLREAFDQIGSAGGHAGMAGAQIPLGFLGEETENDDELLTEIVREVIDERFFETLSAYGRGDDRSGDEPDQWRSTLSGR